The Danio aesculapii chromosome 11, fDanAes4.1, whole genome shotgun sequence region AAGATCCCAGAAAAATGTAAAGAGGCACCATAAAGAAGAACAGCTGAGGACATCATAAACACCTCACAACAGACAACGACCGAATTCACATGCCACATAATTGCAGCACAAAGGGAAATTTCAAGCTGACTTCATttatatacatgtacacacaatgtAGACACATGCTGGTAGGCTTActtcatttatatatttgatcAAAGGACTTACTGAGATGTACCAGGTGAAGTCTCGGTGCTGTTTGTTTTGGATTTTACAGAGCATGagtttgaagaagaaaaaattgaCTGTTGGAAAGCACAATAtgaaaaacaggaagaaaaaaTTGATAAGGCTTATTGTAGGCTTTTGTTTGATACATAAAATCATGAGTCAgaaaattaaaattattgccactaaattgtttttgttctaaaagCTTTTTCTGAATGCAAGTTTAGTCTGTTTGAGGCTATCTTGGGTTGTTTGTCttttgttgattaaaaaaaaatatggggATTGACGTAGATAACACATGAATGGCATTACTTTGATGCTTTTGGCACATTGTGCACATGtacttgaaaatgtgttttttaagggTTTATTTCTGCAATGCTCTTACAAGCTTGAATGCAGATCTTGAAATATTGAATATTCTATGACATCTGATGTACAACTGATTAAATATCCGTTTTCTACAGGTCTTTTTAATAGATTATTGGGTTACATATGAAATTATTGGGATATAGATTGGGTATGTCACTTTTGTTTGACATGCCAAATCTGTCATGTTACTCGCAGGTAATCaacaatatagtttttttttttactcaaatgattTAATTGGGATACAAGTGCATGTCATAAAATTATATggaaatttcttttttaaatcttttgtgAGATGCACATTATATGAGCTGTTGTACCTcaaatttattcacatttttaaaacatttgttaatttgcatattttaattatgtatgtAATATATGCTCCAAATTGTGTGTAAATAAAGATTGAACCAACTTAGTAATCTATATTAATATTCTGGAAGTATTTCTATGTTATGCAAGTCGGCTCTTAACTCttaaaactgtcataaaaatgattgtaaaagcttaaaaaaaataaagcttatacAATCAACCTTTTCCTGTTTTTTGTCTTTAAACCAATTTTACACTGGAAATTGATGTCTTCGTATCAGCAACTGCTCAAACTTATTACAATATCAAGGCAAGGCACTACAATAGcattcttttgtattttattattaatttttgtacAAAATTTTCCTAATCAAATTACATAAATTCTAAAACTCTTGGTGTTTTGTGATTTAGCCATTTCTGTGTCATGtattggtttatttttgttttccagCAGCTGCCCTTAAAGACAAAGAAAAGGAGGACCATGTAGAAGCCAAACCAGAAAAGGAGACTGCAACCCCTGACAAGAAAGCTCCCACCCCAAATGTTACTCCCAAAGGTGGTAAAAAGTCCCCTGGCTCTAAAGGGACAAAGACACCTGTTGCGGCCTCCTCTGTTCCCAAAGGCAAAACAAGTGCGACACCTGTGAGCAGTGGCAGAGAATTAAGAAAACAGCCGATACCACCGGCCAAAGCAAAGAAACCGGTACCTCCACCACCCCCAGTTCCACTTTTATCTCCATCAGGTCCTGGATCTCGTCACCATGCCTCTGGAGCTCTTCGCGTGACCAAGAGCACCTTTACTATACCCAAAAAACAGCCACAGGCAGGGCAAAAGGAATCTGCAGAGCCGGGTCCCTCACCCACCTCTAGAACCCCACCATCGTCACTGTCATCTACCCAACACCCACCACCTAAACCTACCCCTCCTGCTGCTCCTCCATCGGCACCACCCAACAACCAGATGAGATCCAACATCAGACGCTCACTGACTGATATTCTGTATAAAaggtgagagatttttttttgctcACTGGATCAAAATAGTGTCTGTTAATATGAAacttaatcaaaaatacacattaaaattgatcaaatttaaggtaaccaaaaaagaaaaaagtctgtAATATTGTAGTGCTTTTGCATTTTAGATGTTCTCCTGAATAGTCTATTTGCATGTTTTGATATGAAATTATTTGTAACTTTTCTGACACCTATTGTTTTGATAGGCATTTTTAATATTCTATTTGTTGTTGTGCCACAGAGTGAGTGACAGTGATGATCTCTCAATGTCTGAGAGCGAAGTGGGAAAGTTGGCCGTAGGCATTGAGAAGGAGATGTTTAACCTTTGCATGAACACTGATAACAAGTACAAAAACAAGTACAGATCCCTTATGTTCAACCTCAAGGATCCCAAAAACAAGGTTAATCACTTTTGTTGAATAGAAAATTGGTCTCAATCAGCTTGATGAAATTAGTTATACTGATAGTTCTGTTCTTTTACTTCACTGTGCGATAGGGCCTGTTCTACCGCGTAGTTGGGGGAGAAATCAGTCCTTTTAGGCTGGTGAGACTGAGTCCAGAAGAACTTCTGTCCAAGGAGCTGTCAGACTGGAGAAAATCTGAGAGCTCTGAGGTAAAATGAGTATTGAGTTTGTTGGTGTAAATTTAAATGATTGCCATGCTGTTTACATAAATTGTGTATGTATACAGAAGAGTTTGGATAAAAGTGGAAGATCCCAGTCAGGACAGCTCAAAAGTGGATCCAGACAGGAGGCTACTCCCCTAGATATTGATATGGAGGAAGCTCCTCCAATGTCTGACGGAGATGTATGTATGCCTGCCACTTCCCAATCTCCTCACTTGGCTTCTGCTGCTGTAAGTGCTAGCTTTCTTGCTTTCCTGATGTGTATGTTCTTTCACACACCTCTCTGAATGTCTCCTTCGTTTCAGTTTCGCAAAGCGACTTGCTTTTCTCATAACTGCCTAGTACtcgtaatgtttttttcttcacatGAATGTTGATTGTTGAGTGAGAATATCAAGTGATTTTAGTTTTTACTGActtatgtttctgtgtgtgtgtgtgtatgtatgtatgtgtatgtatgtgtgtgtatatatatatatatatatatatatatatatatatatatatatatatatatatatatatatgatctttaattttttcttttaaattgtttattttgaacaggACTCCCAAGAGGACACACGACCAACTTCAGCACCAGCTTCTACTGGGAAAGGTAACTCGATGCCAGATATCTTTAGTAGTATGCTGAAAGACACCACAGCAGAGCACCGGGCTCATCTCTTTGACCTGAACTGCAAGATCTGTACAGGTGGGATTATTTCACCACAAAAAAGTCACTTACTATCTGGAAAGAACTGTTGATtgaatttatatctatatatttgtaattgctaataattcaaatgaactttTCAGGCCAGAAGTCTGCAGAGGATGAACCGCCATCTAAGAAAACCAAAATGTCTGCACCTAAAAAGCCAGAGCCATCTTTTAAGTCTAAACCAGAGCCACGACCATCCAAACCCCCTGCTGATTTCCCTCAAGTTTCCTCTCATTCTGGTCATGAGACAACTTTACCTGATTCAACGACTGTGATGGAAGATCTGAGCAGTGTTTTTCCTGTAGTTCAGGCCCCAGTGGCTGCTGCTGTACCGGCAGTGTCTTCTGTAACAATAACTCGAAGGGACCCTCGTACTGCTGGTCACCGATCATCTGTGCCACAAATAGTTCCTGATGTTGTTCCTACTATGCCAGCAAATGTTCCCATCTCTGTTGAACCTGCAGTTGTGGAAGCAAAGGTTCCTTTGCCAATGCCCCCTCCTGCCCCAGCATCTCTAGCCAGACCTGTGGTGCCAAAACCAACTAGGTACATCACTCtgtttaatataatacatattagatatttaatatctaaatatctttttaatatctaaacgtctctctctctctctctagcttGCTGCTAATTGAGTAATATTTGTAATTCTGTTGTGTTTTCATCAGTGAGCCCCCTCCTGAAGGTGAAACTGCTTTGTTTTTGTCTGGACAAGAAATGATGTGGAAAGGATTCATAAACATGCACTCCGTGGCCAAGTTTGTCACAAAAGCCTACTTGGTTTCTGGATCGTTTGAACATATTAAAGAGGTCTGTTTCATTTAAGAGTCTTCATATTACTTTGTGGGATTCATGTTAAGTTGGTTcatttaacaactgtttattttatttgcaggaCTTGCCTGACACCATTCACATTGGTGGTAGAATATTACCGCACACTGTGTGGGATTATGTGGGAAAGTTGAAGACTTCATTATCGAAAGTATGAAAAAATGAACTCTAACTTGTACTTTAATTATATGTTGATTGCTGGGGGGTTTTTTTGATACGGAGTGTTGTTCTTTTTTCAGGAACTAAGTCTTATTCGTTTCCATCCAgcgactgaggaggaggaggtggcATACGTGTCTCTGTTTTCTTATTTCAGTAGCCGCAAGCGATTTGGAGTAGTGGCAAATGGCAACAAGCGAATTAAAGACCTTTACCTCATCCCTCTAAGTTCAAAAGATCCACTTCCTTCAAAGCTTCTGCCGTTTGATGGTCCAGGTAAGCATACACAATCATTTTTGAAAATCTCTATGAAAAAAGTATGATTAAAGCCTGTCAGAACAGTTTATTCTTTGAATGGAAATCTTGTTTCACACAACATTTGCTATATTATTTTCTTTCAAACAGATTTGTTTTTTCGTGATGTTTTAGCAAATGGTCATGTATTTCCTTATAAAGTATTTCTGATTATGTCCTGGATCCAATTGAGATTTTCGTTTAGATATTTTTGTCAGTCTTATTTTTCCTAGGTTTATATTTTACTCTATGAATAAGTTTAATAATAAACTGGCGAGCTATAAATTTAACTAATGACAGCTAAACATTCTCTGAGACTAGCTGTAAGTTGTATGCTGGACCACATCTATTCCTTCAAAGAAAACAAGATGTCTGATCTGCCCAAGCAGTGATTATGATGTTCAACAACAAGTTTCTTATCCTGAGACAAATTGTTGCATGAAGTTTacataattagaaaaataatttaCAGAAAAAGAAACAATGGGTAATTGTTAGAGCTTTTAATGGTGTGTAAGAGAACCTTTATATTGCTGTAAATATTTTTAGATGGGAATTGTAGGTTGCATTGAGTATATTTCATATACTCATGCATATGTCTTGAAGGTTAATAAATTGAATAGGTTTTTACAGGTTGTGTTATCATTTTGTAGGATTCTGTATTTTATGGATCAAGCTCTTTCCTTCCTATTAAAGATCTACCTGAAATGTATAGAATATTGGTGTTATCTTAAAAAGCTGTAATGATACTTATCACAGAGCTGGAAATAATCAATTGTAAAATAATGCtgctttttcttctcttttttcagGGCTGGAACCAGCTCGTCCAAATCTGCTTTTGGGGTTGTTGATTTGCCAGAAAGACAAGAAACGTTCTGGAGCCCCTTTAGAGAATGAAGAAAAACGATCTAAAACGTTAAGAGATGAAGAGACGGGCCTTCCAAAACCATCTACGATTagtaaatctgaaataaaacaggACAAAGTTCATCGATCTAGTCTGGATGCTATAAGTACAACACCGCCAGGCTCCCCTCCACCCCTTGGTGTCGCAGATTCTTCAAGTTCTGTCTCTTCTGTGTTGTCCTTACTCTCCTCTGTGAAAGCAACTGGTGTCAGCACAGGCAGTAATTCTCCATCCTCTATTGCAGCATCTGCAGTTTCCTCCACACCACTTCAGACTATCCTGAAAACACTTTTTGGTAAAAAGAAGCAAGATTCTGATGTTTCATTATCACCTTCTGATCAAAGTGTTGCAGATGTCTCTCTGCCTTCAGTGTCCATGCTAGATCCAATTGTTCAGCAGTTTGCAATAATTAAGGGGAAAGAGGTAGTACAGGATGATAGACCATATGATCCTGAAGAAGAATATGATCCGGCCATTGGGTATGATACAGAAAACACCCATGATACAACAAAAGCATCTGCTGTTCAGCAAGCAGAGGTCTCGTCTGTGGTAGATGATGTTGCTTATGACCCTGAGGATGACTCTCTGTTTGATGAGGTTGAGACTGATCCAGGTTCAAAGAAATTACCTGAGCATCAAAAAGTGCTTGAAGATAAACAAATGGTGGAACAGAAGTATGAGGAACCAGTTCATCAGCACATACCAGAGACGTTAATTTCCCAGCCTATTACATCTCTGTTGGCTAACAATCAATTGCTTCAACTTGGCAAAAAGGTTGAAGAGATGGTGACAAAGGGTTCAGCTACTCCAGTAATTAACCAAAGAAGAGACCCAAGGCAGAGTAGAGACCCTAGACAGACAGCTGCAAGTAGAAGACAGATGTCTGATTCCACAGAAATGGAGGAGGAATCTTTTATTACTACAGACAAATCATCCACACAACAGGAAACAGAGATATCAGAAACCGAAACCTGCACTGCCACAGCTGCTGACACACAAACTCCTGAACTGGATCCTACTGAGGAAACATCAGTAGAGGAACCTTCAGAAGCTGCAGATATATCCATAATGCAAGTCACTAGCACCTTGGATTCAGTGCAGCCTGCCATTGTGGACCCTGAAGTATCCATGTCTGAGGAGGCAGGGGAGAGTAAGAAAGAAAGCAAGTGTGAAGAGATGCCTTTTTTTGATACAGAAAGCACAGAAGTTTCTATTCCGTTACTAGGGGAAAAAATTGACCCAGAGTTAGTTGAAAGTTATATGGACAAAGAACCTGAAGAGGAACACAAAACTAAGGATAATCCCATTGAGTCtgagttgaaaagttttgaagAGGTTTGGCCTAATTCTGCCAGTATTTTAAAAGTTGACCAAGCTTTGTCCACTGGACTGTCTGTTTCTCAAACTGATGAAGTTACATCAGTTGGGCACCCTATTGAGACCACTGCAACTACATATTATAACATTTCAACAATCAATACTTTATCTGCATCTGCACACTCAAGAATGCCACAAGATGTTATCCAAGACAACTCGTCTTATATGGAATCACTTAGTTCCCATATTCAACACATACCAACAACAAACCCTGCTAACATTCCACCTCCAATGTCTTTCCCTCCACGTATTGGACCTCCCCCTATTCTTGGTCCACCTCCCATACAAGGCCCTCCACCAATAACTGTTCCTCCACCCATGCATCTCCCTCCTCCAATGTCAGGACCGCTATCAATGCAGATTCCCCCAATGCAAGGTCCACCTCGTCCCCTTGGAGATAAGGATCATTCTCAATATCCACCACCATCTTCTTATCCACTATTCCAGAATCAATGGAGTAGCAATTCTCAGTTTGATGCTGCTCCTAGAGTTCCACTACCTCCAAACTTTACACCAAGAGGACCACCTCCATTCCAACCAATAGGTCAGAGAGGTCCACCTCCTCAGATATTTGATAATTCTATTAATTCACTGCCCCCTCAGCATATTGGACTGAGAGGACCACCTCCAGGCCCTCCACCACCTGGGCCACCCCTTCCCAATTTTGATGGACAAAGGTTTAATGGGCCTCCACCCCCATTTAATTTCTCTGCACCCAGAGGCCCACCTCCACCATTCCCCGGTCCCCCTCCAAATCATTTTGATAATAGAGCACCACCACCATCCCACTTCTCCGCTACAAGAGGTCCGCCTGCGCTTCATAACATTGTGGATCATGGCCCTTCATCTAGTATAACAAGAGGGTCTGCAGATCAGTTTGAAGATAGTGGAAACACTTATCGTCAGGGATTAGAGAAGCCCCAGATACTCCCACAAGTTTCTTCTTTTAGAGGCCCTCCACCAAACCCCTTTGATGGGCGAAGAGGACCTACAGGTCCTACAGGTGAAATATCAGGGCAGCGATTTCCACTTCCGAACCAATTTCGTAGTTCACCTCAGCATAGGGGATCTTTTGAGGAACCACGAGGAACTTCATCTCAAGACTTTGAAAGGCACCTGGGACTGGCAGTGCCGCAGTTTGGCGGGCCAAGAGGTCCACCACTGGGACATTATGATAAGGAAGCTGTTGGTCAGCCAATACGATTTAACTATAAAGATGATACTCAGAGTGACGTCCGAGATGCAAGAGATGTCCGGGACGCAAGAGACATTAGAGACATCCGGGATGCAAGAGACATCCGGGACCCTAGAGACATCCGGGACCCTAGAGACATCCGGGACCCTAGAGACATACGGGACATTAGAGACATCCGGGACGCAAGAGACATTAGAGATGTGCGCGACCCAAGAGATGTTCGAGACGTCCGGGACCCAAGAGATGTTCGGGATGTAAGGGACATCCGAGATGCAAGAGAAGTTCGAGACATCCGAGATGCAAGAGAAGTTCGAGACATCAGAGATGCAAGAGAAGTTCGAGACATCAGAGATGCAAGAGAGGTTCGAGACGCTAGAGAAGTTCGAGACGGCCGAGACACAAGAGAAGTTCGAGATGGCCGAGACGCAAGAGAAGTTCGAGACGTTCGAGACACAAGAGAGGTCCGAGACGCAAGAGAAGTCCGAGACATCAGAGATGCAAGAGATGTTCGAGACGTCCGAGAAGCAAGAGAAGTTCGAGACGTACGAGAAGCAAGAGAAGTTCGAGAAGTCCGAGAAGCAAGAGAAGTTCGAGACGTCCGAGATGCAAGAGAAGTTCGAGACGTAAGAGACGTCAGAGATCTAAAAGACATTCGAGACATCCGAGACATTAGAGATATTAGGCCTATTCGTGGACCTCTGCTACCAACACCTCCTGAAGGTCCTATACCAATACTGGCTCGTATAGGTGGACACAGCCCCGACACCCACCGTGATGAACCCTGGAGACGGCACTCCCCTGAAATGCGAAGACGAAGCTGTTCCAGCAGAGATGGTTCAGAGTCACATACCCGCCCAAGTAGATTTGAGGGTGGTCCACGTGACAGAGATGCCCCTTCAAGATTGTCAGAAGAGAGGCAGCGTGAATTGTCTGAGGACAGgaggagagacagagacagagaaagTGGTCATGGTGGACGATCATGGGCCTGGAATAGGGAACATGAGTATGACAGAGGCAAAGAAAGGGATCGGGAAAGAGACCGGAGCAGGGAAAGAGATAGGGAGCGGGGTCACAGCAGGGAAAGGGAGAGAGAACACAGCAAAGAGAGGGATCGCAGTAGAGGCAGAGAGTCTGACCGAGGCAAGGAGTCCGACCGAGGCAAGGAGTCCGACCGAGGCAAGGAGTCCGACCGAGGCAAGGAGTCCGACCGAGGCAAGGAGTCCGACCGAGGCAAGGAGTCCGACCGAGGCAAGGAGTCCGACCGAGGCAAGGAGTCCGACCGAGGCAAGGAGTCCGACCGAGGCAAGGAGTCCGACCGAGGCAAGGAGTCCGACCGAGGCAAGGAGTCCGACCGAGGCAAGGAGTCCGAACGAGGCAAGGAGTCCGACCGAGGCAAGGAGTCCGACAAATATGGAGATGGAGACAAAAGAAGAGACCGAGATCGAGACAGAGACCGAGAGCGTGGCAGGGAGAGAGAAGACAGAAAGGACCACGATCGAGACAGAGCGAaaaacagagacagagagagagaaaaagaccGTGACAGAGATCGGGATAGCAGGGACAGAAGGAGAGAACGCTCAAGGAGTCGTGAACGAGATCGTGGTAAAGAGCGTGACCGAAGAGATCGTGACAGAGAACGGGACAAAGATAGAGGCaaggagaaagaaagagacaGACGGGATAGAAGCAGGAgcaaagaaaggaaagatgacAGAAAGGAAAGATCTGACAGCTCAAGAGCAAAGTCTACAGATTCTGAAAACCCATCATAAAGGTCATTCATATTCAATCTTGAGTGATACTTTTTCCTTTCTAAATTTGCATGGGTTTGAACTTTGTGCTTAAGTCTCTTTTGTATATTTTCTTGCTGAATATTTTATGCTTTTTACTTACAAGCGTTGTACTTTGTATGTGATAATTTTGTCAGCACAACACTTTTTCTTGTAttgctattttaaagaaaactatgAAAACCTTAACAGATAAGGATAAAACAGGacatgtaaatatgtatgtatttgtgtaaatACAGGTACGTTTTTaactacttgtttttttttctaaatagagAGCTCATAAGCCATATAGCTTTGAAATTATGTTTAAAGGAAAAAATGTCTTCAAAAGAAGGTCTTTGTATGGTAAAAGCTTAACCAGCATTTAATGAATGTCTCTAAAGGCTATTGTTAATGATTGACCTCAGAGATTACATTTGTTCAATAAATTCTGTCATAATGAGTATCTTTAAGTTATTgaggtattttttttaattctttaaatgattaatttatggGCTGAATGGTCTGTTTATATAATGTAACAAATTAATGTAagtagttattattttttttaaacactgaagTAAACACTTTACAGTGCAGCAGGTTGATTAGGCATCACAGTCGTGAACAGCAGCAACTTAATCCAAAATTTATCATTCCACTCTAAgtagatttatatataaataaatatatatatatatatatatatatatatatatatatatatatatatatatatatatatatatatatatatatatatatatatatatatatatatatatatatacatacaggatttttttttcagctaatGCTGCCCATAATGCCTCGTGTGACTGTTACTAAAGAACTATAGGGGATATATCATAAAAGTTAACGGTCAGATTTCAAAACAGAAACaaagttattatttttgaatacatattttaaatatattctagAAGGGTCAGATAGGAACCGCCACACTAGGACACAGCTTTTAACAATTGTGCAAACTTGACAAATACAGTGATTggttatgtatgtatatgtttgttaTTGTCAGCAATATACTTTGTAAAAATAGTATACTTTTGCTTCACATTATGTTGTCAGTATGAGGTTCAACGTTTTGCACATTTGGTTGCACTAAAACCgatcaatattttaaaaaacatttaaaaccatATTCTAAAAATCGACATTGTAAACGAGGGTAAACATAGCTTTAAAGCTAATTATAAACTTTAACATCAAACTATCCCCCGTCTCTTTTAGCTTGCTGGACTGTGAAAAGGCATTAAAATTTAGGCAAAAGGCAAATCTCCCAATTCGTTTCTGTTATTAATCTCTGTAATTTCTGGCCAAGACCTCCATAGCTACACCCacttaaatgtcacattaaattaaaattaataaaaatgagatgtttcagtttgttagttttaaggacatCTATGTTTGTtcgctccaaaacagtgacaaacttCGCGTTTAGTAGATATAAAATCgatgtaaacatgtaaagcttgcagtttacTTCTGTCTAAaatcacatcacctcatacttcagtttctcatcaaaacttaatcaatcaaatgctctctagtgtgaCATGCCCCGCTcgcttcaagacgcttctcatttgcttttcatttgatgcggtGGAGCTATCAAacctggcagagctgtgattaaaaacaaaactctacTGGCTACTTTTTAAGAGTGGAAGAGGCTACACTACGtcccactttttttttattgtatacaagaataacatcactgcattgaagaaaaaatacaataacaaaaaataagaagAGAGATAAAAAAAGCCTCAATCATTAAGAAAAAAGATTATCAAAAGCTTTAAGAAACTTATTACTAATAAGCTCAAGAGATTCAATATTGAACAAAATTTCAGCAAGGAAAGCTTTAAATTGCCTTTAGGAACttgtttttgtatataaaaaaataacagtataacaaaaaaattaacaataagaTCAAGAGCATGATCATTACCTGAGAAACACAGAAATATATCTTTTATGGCCAAATTTAAATCGTATTTAAATAAGGTTGATGAATAAAAACAATGTTATTCCAAAGATGTTTAACGTGAGTGCAACTATAGAATAAGTGAAATAAAGTCTCTATGTATATTGCAGAAAGTACACAAATTAGATGTATCAAAATAATTAGCAATTTGGGAATTTGTAGGATGTACACAATGCAAGATCTTAAAATGTATCTCTTATTTTGATGGATATGCTGAATTTCTCAGGCATCCTCTCTTCCATTGAATGCTGTCAGAAAAATTGGTCCAGAAAGTTTACATCTTGGGGAGGTATATACAGAGTAATGTAACAATCGTCTGACATGTCTGttgtcacatttttattttttattttatttttttcaaaaaaagacACTCCATCCATAAAAAGTTTAGGCATAATTGTTTCCTTTCATTAAAGTAAAGAAACagtttaaataaatgcacataactTGGTGAAAAACTCTTTATAACACAA contains the following coding sequences:
- the dido1 gene encoding death-inducer obliterator 1 isoform X4, producing the protein MEESVSPELVQAPVPEPSQDPVDTSSQEPSPVSEEVKDQKEHGDISEDKVEDPDKSLKPACGFKKTWGFRRTTIAKREIPGEMAAETPESKGAPVRRSGRQAKRTDKLEEFLVTVKRGRGAGRRSCPSRIEGGDPPSQTPTDAETASEASFDGNAEAKIEEQKVASPEKKKRGKGRAKRAVKPKAGGGSVSDDDGSSENEEEAGEEVAKDTQEHVETVAFAEDAKDVEAKEEQPIDVVTKEEKDLEEGSKNDEKSLNESVNKRPTRACKDSKRDTKPKVGVKLRKEKREEEDDDDDDDDDDDESSSSSESDSDGYDPNALYCICRQKHNKRFMICCDRCEEWFHGDCVGISEARGRLMERNGEDYVCPNCYTQKGQISKAGSSTAAAENGKRPVVGPRKTETGLTAPSSNAAAAAEEKADDLGIKGRIEKATNPSGKKKIKIFQPVPAAEGSSLPKCIGPGCERDALPDSVYCGNDCILRHAAAAMKTITTDGKDSKQKEKGKSKAQKKTTNKSPQKKSSGPERRSSSNQGQEQESASGAEEDDDYEDKHAEEHPPPPAMSSWSSDHNYIAVTPEKTTAISASVLNKASALKDKEKEDHVEAKPEKETATPDKKAPTPNVTPKGGKKSPGSKGTKTPVAASSVPKGKTSATPVSSGRELRKQPIPPAKAKKPVPPPPPVPLLSPSGPGSRHHASGALRVTKSTFTIPKKQPQAGQKESAEPGPSPTSRTPPSSLSSTQHPPPKPTPPAAPPSAPPNNQMRSNIRRSLTDILYKRVSDSDDLSMSESEVGKLAVGIEKEMFNLCMNTDNKYKNKYRSLMFNLKDPKNKGLFYRVVGGEISPFRLVRLSPEELLSKELSDWRKSESSESLDKSGRSQSGQLKSGSRQEATPLDIDMEEAPPMSDGDVCMPATSQSPHLASAADSQEDTRPTSAPASTGKGNSMPDIFSSMLKDTTAEHRAHLFDLNCKICTGQKSAEDEPPSKKTKMSAPKKPEPSFKSKPEPRPSKPPADFPQVSSHSGHETTLPDSTTVMEDLSSVFPVVQAPVAAAVPAVSSVTITRRDPRTAGHRSSVPQIVPDVVPTMPANVPISVEPAVVEAKVPLPMPPPAPASLARPVVPKPTSEPPPEGETALFLSGQEMMWKGFINMHSVAKFVTKAYLVSGSFEHIKEDLPDTIHIGGRILPHTVWDYVGKLKTSLSKELSLIRFHPATEEEEVAYVSLFSYFSSRKRFGVVANGNKRIKDLYLIPLSSKDPLPSKLLPFDGPGLEPARPNLLLGLLICQKDKKRSGAPLENEEKRSKTLRDEETGLPKPSTISKSEIKQDKVHRSSLDAISTTPPGSPPPLGVADSSSSVSSVLSLLSSVKATGVSTGSNSPSSIAASAVSSTPLQTILKTLFGKKKQDSDVSLSPSDQSVADVSLPSVSMLDPIVQQFAIIKGKEVVQDDRPYDPEEEYDPAIGYDTENTHDTTKASAVQQAEVSSVVDDVAYDPEDDSLFDEVETDPGSKKLPEHQKVLEDKQMVEQKYEEPVHQHIPETLISQPITSLLANNQLLQLGKKVEEMVTKGSATPVINQRRDPRQSRDPRQTAASRRQMSDSTEMEEESFITTDKSSTQQETEISETETCTATAADTQTPELDPTEETSVEEPSEAADISIMQVTSTLDSVQPAIVDPEVSMSEEAGESKKESKCEEMPFFDTESTEVSIPLLGEKIDPELVESYMDKEPEEEHKTKDNPIESELKSFEEVWPNSASILKVDQALSTGLSVSQTDEVTSVGHPIETTATTYYNISTINTLSASAHSRMPQDVIQDNSSYMESLSSHIQHIPTTNPANIPPPMSFPPRIGPPPILGPPPIQGPPPITVPPPMHLPPPMSGPLSMQIPPMQGPPRPLGDKDHSQYPPPSSYPLFQNQWSSNSQFDAAPRVPLPPNFTPRGPPPFQPIGQRGPPPQIFDNSINSLPPQHIGLRGPPPGPPPPGPPLPNFDGQRFNGPPPPFNFSAPRGPPPPFPGPPPNHFDNRAPPPSHFSATRGPPALHNIVDHGPSSSITRGSADQFEDSGNTYRQGLEKPQILPQVSSFRGPPPNPFDGRRGPTGPTGEISGQRFPLPNQFRSSPQHRGSFEEPRGTSSQDFERHLGLAVPQFGGPRGPPLGHYDKEAVGQPIRFNYKDDTQSDVRDARDVRDARDIRDIRDARDIRDPRDIRDPRDIRDPRDIRDIRDIRDARDIRDVRDPRDVRDVRDPRDVRDVRDIRDAREVRDIRDAREVRDIRDAREVRDIRDAREVRDAREVRDGRDTREVRDGRDAREVRDVRDTREVRDAREVRDIRDARDVRDVREAREVRDVREAREVREVREAREVRDVRDAREVRDVRDVRDLKDIRDIRDIRDIRPIRGPLLPTPPEGPIPILARIGGHSPDTHRDEPWRRHSPEMRRRSCSSRDGSESHTRPSRFEGGPRDRDAPSRLSEERQRELSEDRRRDRDRESGHGGRSWAWNREHEYDRGKERDRERDRSRERDRERGHSREREREHSKERDRSRGRESDRGKESDRGKESDRGKESDRGKESDRGKESDRGKESDRGKESDRGKESDRGKESDRGKESDRGKESDRGKESDRGKESERGKESDRGKESDKYGDGDKRRDRDRDRDRERGREREDRKDHDRDRAKNRDREREKDRDRDRDSRDRRRERSRSRERDRGKERDRRDRDRERDKDRGKEKERDRRDRSRSKERKDDRKERSDSSRAKSTDSENPS